In Synergistaceae bacterium, the following are encoded in one genomic region:
- the rpmH gene encoding 50S ribosomal protein L34, producing MKKGTFQPHVLPRRRKIGFLARSASPSGRKILRNRRRIGRKFLTRA from the coding sequence ATGAAAAAGGGAACATTTCAGCCTCATGTATTGCCGAGAAGACGCAAAATAGGTTTCCTTGCGCGTTCTGCTTCACCGTCTGGGCGCAAGATTCTCCGCAACAGAAGACGAATCGGACGCAAATTTTTAACACGTGCCTAA
- the yvcK gene encoding uridine diphosphate-N-acetylglucosamine-binding protein YvcK yields MSYFILGVFTTLLILFMFGRIKLKSAPIIERAINRRLSSGPYILAIGGGTGLSTLLRGIKAFTRNITAVVAVTDEGGSSGRIRNEWGMLPPGDVRNCIVALAENDNELKKILDFRFDRGELSGHSLGNLLLLAVTEMCGDFSLAVEKMNHLLSIRGRVLPVTTESITLMGKTKDGQRVKGELEISEHGASLQEIWLEPVNAKPLPEVISAVDDSDVILLGPGSLFTSVIPNLLLPDFADKLKSARVPKIYICNLMTQPEETQNMNVVQHLEWLSAALGCVPDFVIVNSEEIPADIVQAYEKDGASPLYLDYHQREIIKNMGCICVEAPTALVLDTEKGRVLRHDPKKLASIVFKLFRKIDEQEIS; encoded by the coding sequence ATGAGTTATTTTATTCTGGGAGTCTTCACGACTTTGTTGATACTCTTTATGTTTGGGCGGATAAAATTAAAATCTGCTCCCATAATCGAACGTGCAATTAATCGCAGGTTATCGAGCGGCCCATATATTTTAGCGATCGGAGGCGGAACGGGATTATCGACTCTTTTGCGCGGGATAAAGGCTTTCACGCGAAATATTACGGCGGTTGTAGCTGTAACTGATGAAGGGGGGAGCTCCGGCAGGATTCGCAATGAATGGGGAATGTTGCCGCCCGGTGATGTTCGTAACTGCATAGTAGCTCTTGCCGAGAATGATAACGAGCTCAAGAAAATTTTAGATTTCAGGTTTGATCGCGGGGAATTGTCCGGCCATAGTTTAGGAAATTTATTATTGCTTGCTGTTACGGAAATGTGCGGAGATTTCAGCTTGGCAGTAGAGAAAATGAATCACTTACTATCAATCAGAGGGCGTGTTTTACCTGTTACGACAGAAAGTATTACATTAATGGGAAAAACTAAAGACGGACAACGAGTCAAAGGCGAGCTTGAAATTTCAGAACACGGCGCATCATTGCAGGAAATTTGGCTTGAACCAGTGAACGCAAAGCCCTTACCTGAAGTTATAAGCGCAGTAGATGACTCTGACGTAATTTTATTAGGGCCGGGGAGTCTTTTCACGAGCGTAATACCAAATTTGTTATTGCCTGATTTCGCCGATAAATTAAAATCTGCAAGAGTCCCGAAAATTTATATCTGCAACTTGATGACTCAGCCGGAAGAGACTCAAAATATGAACGTCGTACAACATTTAGAATGGCTTAGTGCTGCTTTAGGGTGCGTGCCTGATTTCGTAATAGTAAATAGTGAAGAGATTCCAGCAGATATAGTTCAAGCATACGAGAAAGACGGCGCGAGTCCGTTATATCTCGACTATCATCAGCGCGAAATAATAAAGAATATGGGCTGCATTTGCGTTGAAGCTCCTACAGCCTTAGTGCTTGATACTGAAAAAGGGCGGGTTCTGCGTCATGACCCGAAAAAATTAGCGTCGATAGTGTTTAAGCTCTTCAGGAAGATTGACGAGCAAGAAATTTCATAA
- the aepX gene encoding phosphoenolpyruvate mutase: MESRTVYIGFSTDIIHAGHIAIIKKARRLGKLIIGILSDEAVASFKRFPLVTYQDRRAMFENLSGVYKVVEQKTLSYRENLERYKPDIFVHGDDWQTGFQKPIRDEVVSILASYGGRLVEFPYSKDDRFREIENRARSDLAMPDIRRGRLRRELAIKNFVTAMEAHDGLTGLIVENTVIYQDGQPRQFDAMWVSSLCDSTAKGKPDIELVDMTSRFRTIEDIVEVTTKPIIFDGDTGGRPEHFIYTVRTLERLGVSMIIIEDKTGLKKNSLFGNEVVQTQDTIENFSAKIRAGKKAQKTKEFMICARIESLILERGLDDALTRAFSFVEAGADAIMIHSRSKDPAEIFAFLERFREHNKSTPVVLVPTSYNTVTEEEFKARGANIIIYANHLMRAAVPAVTQAAETILRAHRSQECDKFLMPFRDIIRLIPAPE; the protein is encoded by the coding sequence ATAGAATCAAGAACGGTTTATATAGGTTTCTCGACAGATATTATTCATGCCGGACACATCGCAATAATAAAGAAGGCTCGCAGGCTGGGAAAATTGATTATCGGCATTCTATCAGATGAGGCAGTAGCAAGTTTTAAGAGATTCCCTCTTGTTACTTATCAGGATAGGCGCGCAATGTTTGAAAATCTTTCGGGCGTTTATAAAGTCGTCGAGCAAAAAACTCTTTCTTACCGTGAAAATCTTGAACGTTATAAACCTGATATTTTTGTTCATGGCGATGACTGGCAGACAGGCTTTCAGAAACCTATACGTGACGAGGTTGTGAGCATTCTTGCAAGTTACGGAGGGCGGCTCGTTGAATTCCCATACTCGAAAGATGACAGGTTCAGAGAAATAGAAAATCGCGCGCGTTCAGATTTAGCAATGCCTGATATAAGACGCGGACGTTTGCGCAGGGAATTGGCGATAAAAAATTTTGTTACAGCTATGGAAGCTCATGACGGTTTAACGGGTTTGATAGTCGAGAACACTGTAATTTATCAGGACGGCCAGCCAAGACAGTTTGACGCTATGTGGGTCAGCTCGTTATGCGACAGTACAGCAAAAGGAAAACCCGATATTGAACTCGTTGACATGACAAGCAGATTTAGAACTATTGAAGACATTGTAGAAGTTACGACAAAGCCCATTATTTTTGACGGCGACACAGGCGGAAGACCTGAACACTTTATTTATACAGTTAGGACTCTTGAGCGTCTCGGCGTTTCCATGATAATAATCGAGGACAAGACAGGACTCAAGAAAAATAGTCTATTCGGCAATGAAGTAGTACAGACTCAAGACACAATCGAAAATTTTTCGGCCAAGATTCGAGCAGGCAAGAAAGCTCAGAAGACTAAAGAATTTATGATTTGTGCAAGAATCGAGAGTCTTATACTTGAACGCGGACTCGATGACGCTTTGACTCGGGCGTTTTCGTTCGTTGAGGCCGGAGCAGACGCAATTATGATTCACTCACGCAGCAAAGACCCAGCAGAAATTTTTGCATTTCTTGAACGTTTCAGAGAGCATAACAAATCTACACCCGTTGTGCTTGTTCCTACCAGCTATAACACAGTAACGGAAGAAGAATTTAAGGCACGGGGAGCAAATATAATAATTTATGCAAATCACCTCATGCGCGCAGCAGTCCCGGCAGTTACTCAAGCAGCAGAGACAATTTTACGCGCTCACAGATCGCAGGAATGCGACAAATTTTTGATGCCGTTCAGGGACATTATTAGACTCATCCCTGCCCCTGAATAA
- a CDS encoding YidC/Oxa1 family membrane protein insertase: MWAQAKALLLGLLQFIHNAITGIGIGTNFAWGLAIIALTLLVRLLMHPLTQKQMVSMQRMQKLQPQLKVLQEKYADDKDALNRETMALYKENKVNPASGCLPLLIQLPIFILLYGVLYDLTKTEAFTNVTFFGVNLGGSVLTTVANALNLVDEAGVKIPDEQLGVVMVFLSSFTNLSLLFSNIGTWIFNFILLILIAWLTWYQQHLTSAGNPQMSMMNWFMPLFLTFICFSLPGGVLLYWGVSSLMGIIHQVRISRKTTEEMSQKPTLYQEKPKNK; encoded by the coding sequence ATGTGGGCACAGGCAAAAGCATTATTACTCGGTTTGCTGCAATTTATTCACAACGCTATAACAGGAATCGGAATCGGAACAAATTTCGCGTGGGGACTTGCAATTATCGCGCTGACTCTGCTTGTAAGACTCTTAATGCACCCATTGACGCAAAAACAAATGGTCAGTATGCAGAGAATGCAGAAATTACAGCCTCAATTAAAAGTTTTGCAGGAAAAATACGCGGACGATAAAGACGCACTCAACCGCGAGACTATGGCACTATACAAGGAAAATAAAGTCAACCCTGCGAGCGGCTGTCTTCCGTTATTGATTCAATTGCCGATATTTATTTTACTTTACGGCGTATTATATGATTTAACAAAGACTGAAGCATTTACGAACGTTACATTTTTCGGAGTCAATCTCGGAGGAAGCGTCTTAACAACTGTAGCAAATGCATTGAATCTCGTCGACGAGGCCGGAGTCAAGATTCCTGATGAGCAGCTCGGAGTCGTTATGGTCTTCTTATCGTCATTTACAAATCTTAGCTTGCTATTCTCGAATATTGGCACGTGGATATTTAATTTTATCCTGTTAATATTAATTGCGTGGCTCACTTGGTACCAGCAGCATTTAACGAGCGCAGGAAATCCGCAAATGTCAATGATGAACTGGTTTATGCCGTTATTCTTGACGTTTATATGCTTCAGTTTGCCGGGCGGAGTCTTGCTTTATTGGGGGGTCTCGTCATTAATGGGAATAATTCATCAGGTCAGAATCTCACGCAAAACAACTGAAGAAATGAGTCAGAAACCGACTTTATATCAGGAGAAGCCGAAGAATAAATAA
- the rnpA gene encoding ribonuclease P protein component, whose translation MPNIHKLKKGWEFDKIFRTGIKVNGELVRLLYLKDDSDSIKFGCAVGKHQGKANIRNRGKRILREAFRQLSGKLTPGLQIVLGLKDKGLDSKTQDIYRELLRLLRHRNLLSCYPVSQSH comes from the coding sequence GTGCCTAATATTCACAAGCTGAAAAAAGGCTGGGAATTTGACAAGATATTCCGCACTGGCATAAAAGTTAACGGCGAGCTGGTGCGGTTGCTTTATCTGAAGGACGACTCAGACTCAATAAAATTCGGCTGTGCAGTGGGAAAACATCAGGGCAAAGCTAATATCAGGAACAGAGGCAAAAGAATCTTGCGCGAGGCATTCAGGCAGTTATCAGGCAAATTAACACCGGGCTTGCAAATCGTGTTAGGACTCAAGGATAAGGGGCTTGACTCAAAAACGCAGGATATTTACAGAGAACTATTGAGATTATTACGACACAGAAATTTATTATCATGTTATCCCGTCTCGCAATCGCACTAA
- the rapZ gene encoding RNase adapter RapZ, whose amino-acid sequence MNNSKQFIIVTGMSGAGKTMTLKVLEDFGFITIDNLPPELLPQLFRLVSERPEANKSRGVVATVDVRNVSKNFVKVIDDISSAWEGDVKVIFLTASDEELLRRYERTRRVHPLNKGLSTREGILAEREILSPVLDRADIVIDTSMMDLHQHRERLLKEFFEEDGGISILISSFGYKYGVPQDSSFVIDVRCLPNPYYVDELKNLTGTDKPVKDYLLEYPETKEFIDLTKNFLDFAIPQFLNNVRGQLHIAVGCTGGRHRSVAMAEWLYEIYSQIYSGVCVIHRDKGHGHQ is encoded by the coding sequence TTGAACAATTCTAAACAATTCATAATCGTTACAGGCATGAGCGGAGCAGGTAAAACTATGACTCTTAAGGTTCTAGAGGACTTCGGATTTATCACGATCGACAATTTACCGCCGGAATTACTGCCGCAATTATTCAGACTCGTATCTGAACGCCCCGAAGCAAATAAAAGCCGCGGAGTCGTCGCAACTGTTGACGTTAGAAACGTGAGCAAAAATTTTGTGAAGGTCATTGATGATATTTCGTCAGCTTGGGAAGGAGACGTAAAAGTTATATTTCTCACAGCGTCCGACGAGGAATTATTACGCCGTTATGAACGCACAAGACGTGTTCACCCGTTAAATAAAGGACTCTCGACACGTGAAGGAATCTTAGCAGAACGAGAAATTTTATCACCCGTTTTAGACCGCGCAGATATAGTAATAGATACTTCAATGATGGATTTACACCAGCATAGAGAACGCTTACTCAAAGAATTTTTCGAGGAAGACGGCGGAATCTCTATATTAATCAGCTCATTCGGGTATAAATACGGAGTCCCGCAAGATTCAAGTTTTGTTATTGACGTTCGCTGCCTGCCAAATCCTTATTACGTCGATGAACTGAAAAATTTAACCGGCACTGATAAGCCCGTAAAAGATTATTTACTGGAATATCCTGAGACAAAGGAATTTATAGATCTCACGAAAAATTTTTTAGATTTTGCGATACCTCAATTTTTGAATAACGTTCGAGGACAGCTGCATATTGCAGTAGGCTGCACAGGAGGCCGGCACAGATCCGTTGCTATGGCTGAATGGTTGTACGAAATTTATTCGCAAATTTATTCAGGAGTCTGCGTTATCCACCGCGATAAGGGGCATGGCCATCAATGA
- a CDS encoding iron-containing alcohol dehydrogenase, producing the protein MRIYTRGGGGTTIDVAKYVKLNNPDSMLVVIPTTAGSGSEATRFAVLYEDGKKLSITDDKIIPDSVLFDSELLKYLPDYHRKSSALDALSHALESFWSVNANESSKIFSREALTNITRNLANYPDSYNPDSMLKNAYTAGKAINLAQTTAGHAMCYKITGLYNIAHGHAAALCNRVLFRWLINKNLPVLHEIADSMGCNTPQEAAEKFNDIFTRLNMAIPQANEQEINILSESVNPERLKNFPVQLDSLTIKNLYREILNNGR; encoded by the coding sequence TTGCGTATTTATACTAGGGGGGGGGGGGGTACTACAATTGATGTAGCAAAATATGTGAAGTTGAATAATCCTGACTCAATGCTCGTTGTAATTCCTACGACAGCAGGATCAGGAAGTGAGGCTACTAGATTTGCGGTGCTCTATGAGGACGGTAAAAAGCTCTCAATCACTGACGATAAAATAATCCCTGACTCTGTATTATTTGACTCGGAACTGCTAAAATATCTGCCCGATTATCATCGCAAATCTTCAGCTTTAGACGCTCTATCACATGCGTTAGAGTCTTTCTGGTCAGTAAATGCAAATGAATCAAGCAAAATTTTTTCACGCGAAGCACTAACTAACATCACAAGAAATTTAGCAAATTACCCGGACTCGTATAACCCTGACTCAATGCTTAAGAATGCATATACAGCAGGCAAAGCAATTAATTTAGCACAGACGACGGCAGGTCATGCAATGTGCTATAAAATTACGGGATTATATAATATTGCTCATGGACACGCGGCGGCATTGTGCAACAGGGTATTATTTCGATGGCTGATAAATAAAAATTTGCCCGTCCTTCATGAAATTGCTGATTCAATGGGCTGTAATACTCCGCAAGAAGCAGCAGAAAAATTTAATGACATTTTTACGCGCTTAAATATGGCGATTCCTCAAGCTAATGAGCAGGAAATAAATATTTTGTCAGAAAGCGTTAATCCCGAACGTTTGAAAAATTTTCCGGTACAATTAGACTCACTCACTATAAAAAATTTGTACAGGGAGATATTAAATAATGGACGTTAA
- a CDS encoding iron-containing alcohol dehydrogenase: MQRILNNYDELQEILQSVNGNILFVHGKSAFKNFSRLSSCLDSVSDKIIHFTSFTPNPKLEDAKKAAAYFTQKNCVFILGGGGVLQLM, from the coding sequence ATGCAGAGGATATTAAACAATTATGACGAGCTTCAAGAAATTTTACAGTCAGTAAACGGCAATATTTTATTTGTTCATGGGAAATCAGCATTTAAAAATTTTTCCCGGCTCTCTAGTTGCTTAGACTCTGTCAGTGATAAGATAATTCACTTCACGAGCTTTACTCCTAACCCTAAACTTGAAGACGCAAAGAAAGCAGCTGCATATTTCACGCAGAAAAATTGCGTATTTATACTAGGGGGGGGGGGGGTACTACAATTGATGTAG
- a CDS encoding radical SAM protein → MCGKMGKDVDLQERVRLKKADREELYSLEPPFPKTNFLMELSNVCNHACIFCAHQKMRRKVSKMDKAKGFDILRQAYELGTREVGFYATGEPFLVPELPEFIAKAKEIGYTYVYLTSNGSLATPEKIRAVIDAGLDSIKFSINAPQKKLYKFIHGRDDFDTVMNNLRYLNQYRQETGRNYKIYVTGILTRFTENLREKYFEVFKGLADQIVFKYVYNQGGYMPEIDDYLRCDCDDEVKRRCNLPFDAISVTQEGYLSIENADYENMLIVADLNKVSLKDGWYGEKMKDMRRRFMQNDLGGTLCDGCVNHEKRPARALMPECSNVEGDYIFDDSQVRERIKNSDLTVYVPMSADIIHPGHINILKTAARYGRVIVGLFSDEAISSYKPKPYMTYDQRKIVLESIKYVDEIVPQKTKDYDENIRNLKPDFMVHGKDWREGPLSDVRAKAIAAMSEWGGQVIEPDYTKGVSSSMIRAQIR, encoded by the coding sequence ATGTGCGGCAAAATGGGAAAAGATGTAGACCTTCAAGAGCGAGTCAGACTCAAGAAGGCCGATCGGGAGGAGCTTTACTCGTTAGAGCCTCCTTTCCCGAAAACTAATTTTTTGATGGAGCTTTCTAACGTGTGTAATCATGCGTGTATATTCTGTGCTCATCAGAAAATGCGCCGGAAAGTTTCAAAGATGGACAAGGCAAAAGGTTTTGATATTTTGCGTCAGGCCTATGAGCTTGGGACTCGTGAAGTTGGATTTTACGCGACGGGCGAACCGTTTTTAGTTCCTGAGTTACCCGAATTTATCGCTAAAGCAAAAGAAATCGGCTACACTTATGTATATTTGACTTCTAACGGCTCACTTGCGACTCCTGAAAAGATTCGTGCAGTTATTGACGCAGGACTCGACAGCATAAAATTTTCAATCAATGCCCCGCAAAAAAAATTATACAAATTCATTCACGGCCGAGACGATTTTGACACAGTCATGAATAATTTGCGCTACCTGAATCAATACAGGCAGGAGACCGGCAGGAACTACAAAATTTATGTAACCGGAATCTTGACGCGCTTCACTGAAAATTTGCGGGAAAAATATTTTGAAGTCTTCAAAGGTTTAGCGGATCAAATAGTGTTTAAGTACGTCTACAATCAGGGCGGTTATATGCCTGAAATTGATGATTATTTGCGCTGTGATTGCGACGACGAAGTAAAACGCCGTTGTAATCTCCCCTTTGACGCAATTTCTGTAACTCAAGAGGGATATTTATCGATTGAGAATGCTGACTATGAGAACATGTTAATTGTTGCGGATTTGAACAAAGTCTCGCTTAAAGACGGCTGGTACGGCGAAAAAATGAAGGATATGCGCCGAAGATTCATGCAAAACGATTTAGGCGGGACTCTCTGCGACGGCTGCGTCAATCACGAAAAACGCCCTGCACGCGCTTTAATGCCGGAATGTTCGAATGTTGAAGGCGATTACATTTTTGATGACTCACAAGTGCGCGAGAGAATCAAGAATTCAGATTTAACCGTTTATGTTCCTATGTCAGCTGATATAATTCATCCGGGACATATAAACATTTTGAAGACTGCCGCGCGTTATGGCCGAGTCATTGTAGGTTTATTCAGCGACGAAGCAATTTCATCGTACAAGCCTAAACCCTATATGACTTATGATCAGCGAAAAATTGTACTCGAAAGCATTAAATATGTTGATGAGATTGTCCCGCAAAAAACTAAGGACTATGACGAGAATATAAGAAATCTCAAGCCCGATTTTATGGTACACGGCAAAGACTGGCGCGAGGGGCCTTTATCGGACGTAAGAGCAAAGGCAATCGCTGCAATGTCAGAATGGGGCGGCCAAGTCATAGAACCTGATTACACAAAGGGCGTTTCTTCGAGCATGATACGCGCGCAGATACGTTAG
- the yidD gene encoding membrane protein insertion efficiency factor YidD, giving the protein MLSRLAIALIRIYQIFISPFIGAHCRFYPTCSNYAVSVYKEWGFFRGTWLTFKRLIKCGAWHPGGIDLPPKKFNTR; this is encoded by the coding sequence ATGTTATCCCGTCTCGCAATCGCACTAATTCGGATTTACCAGATATTTATATCACCATTTATCGGAGCGCACTGCAGGTTTTATCCGACATGTTCAAATTATGCCGTGAGTGTTTATAAAGAATGGGGATTTTTTCGCGGCACATGGTTAACATTTAAGAGGCTCATTAAGTGCGGGGCGTGGCATCCGGGCGGTATCGACTTACCTCCCAAAAAATTTAATACGAGGTGA
- the aepY gene encoding phosphonopyruvate decarboxylase yields the protein MDVKNFVEILNCDFFTGVPDSQLKALCNYLMNTYGTDSNHHIIAANEGNAAAIAAGYNLSTGKIPAVYMQNSGLGNIVNPSTSLLNPEVYNIPEIFIIGWRGEPGVHDEPQHIYQGKVTLQLLKDLGIKFFVMSQDTSIQELDNVMKDFKLELNNGHCAAFVIRKGALTYGEKISYSNNYFMIREEIIRHIIKFSGDSPIISTTGKTSRELFELRDTHERDFLTVGSMGHASSIALGVALNKPDTKIFCIDGDGAALMHLGALAVIGSLAPKNLIHIVINNSSHESVGGLPTAAGKINLPEIAKNCGYVNVFSAENYDSLDNALKAARESDSLTFIEAKSQIKSRDNLGRPTTSARENKDSFMKFLARQSS from the coding sequence ATGGACGTTAAAAATTTTGTAGAGATTCTTAATTGCGATTTCTTCACGGGAGTACCTGACAGCCAGTTAAAAGCGTTGTGCAATTACTTAATGAACACTTACGGAACAGACTCGAATCATCACATAATCGCAGCTAACGAGGGCAACGCAGCAGCAATCGCAGCAGGTTATAATCTCTCAACGGGGAAAATTCCGGCGGTCTACATGCAAAATTCCGGGCTTGGAAATATTGTCAACCCTTCAACGAGTTTATTAAATCCTGAAGTCTATAATATTCCGGAAATTTTTATAATCGGCTGGAGAGGCGAACCAGGAGTCCATGACGAACCCCAGCACATTTATCAAGGCAAAGTAACACTACAGCTGTTAAAGGATTTGGGCATAAAATTTTTTGTCATGAGTCAAGATACAAGCATTCAAGAATTAGATAACGTCATGAAAGATTTCAAGCTCGAATTAAATAACGGTCATTGCGCCGCTTTTGTGATTCGTAAGGGTGCATTAACTTACGGCGAAAAAATTTCATACAGCAATAATTATTTCATGATTCGCGAAGAAATTATCAGGCACATAATAAAATTTTCGGGCGATTCACCCATCATCAGCACAACAGGAAAAACAAGCCGCGAATTATTCGAGTTAAGGGACACTCATGAACGCGATTTCTTGACAGTGGGCTCAATGGGTCATGCGTCAAGTATTGCACTGGGAGTCGCGCTGAATAAACCTGACACAAAAATTTTCTGCATTGACGGCGACGGAGCTGCATTAATGCACTTGGGAGCACTCGCTGTAATCGGAAGTCTTGCGCCGAAAAATTTAATTCACATCGTAATAAATAATTCTTCACATGAGAGCGTCGGAGGTCTTCCCACTGCAGCAGGAAAAATTAATTTGCCGGAAATCGCGAAAAATTGCGGTTATGTAAATGTCTTCAGCGCAGAAAATTATGACTCCCTTGATAATGCTTTGAAAGCTGCAAGAGAGTCAGACTCGTTAACATTTATTGAAGCAAAATCGCAGATAAAATCTCGTGATAACTTAGGCCGGCCGACAACAAGCGCACGAGAGAATAAAGACTCATTTATGAAATTTCTTGCTCGTCAATCTTCCTGA